In Roseisolibacter agri, the following proteins share a genomic window:
- a CDS encoding capsid cement protein: MPNRKLISVSQMPPVLGYENESATTLSEGMAAVAGSAEGLCTVGAADAEVLGIVAKGTEATTGQVASLHVGHGQLVYVRSGAAFAVGAPLTIDNAGRFVTATSTKKIQAKALGAAAAANELIAAVRMDGQSVVA, translated from the coding sequence ATGCCGAACCGCAAGCTGATCTCTGTTTCCCAGATGCCGCCGGTGCTGGGCTACGAGAACGAGTCCGCCACCACGCTCAGCGAGGGCATGGCCGCCGTCGCGGGCAGCGCTGAGGGCCTCTGCACCGTCGGCGCGGCCGACGCCGAGGTGCTCGGCATCGTCGCCAAGGGCACCGAGGCGACCACGGGCCAGGTCGCGAGCCTGCACGTCGGGCACGGGCAGCTGGTCTACGTCCGCTCGGGTGCGGCGTTCGCCGTTGGCGCGCCGCTCACCATCGACAACGCCGGTCGGTTCGTGACCGCCACGTCGACGAAGAAGATCCAGGCGAAGGCGCTGGGCGCGGCTGCGGCCGCGAACGAGCTGATCGCCGCGGTGCGCATGGACGGCCAGTCGGTCGTCGCGTAA
- a CDS encoding phage portal protein family protein yields the protein MATRKSLAPIAATGTTTINREVVGDEYVSALQDLPSRMRTYTKMRRGDGAVHTALMALEKPILGARWDVAGNDDVAQACREELFSADRGAAHDPSLFEQVLTHLLTYLQYGFAAAEPVWALGDDQRIHCSALTIIRQESVRTFRLKAGTGELEHLVQYTQALDESVRDIDVPAERLMLAVHAREGADYSGVSLIRPCYRAWLERDTIRKTRLWHHDRFGAGTPVAEYPQGAGDDDKDAVDEALADFRAGARTYLAVPHGTKLQLIGGQNTGTGPTEELAALAAEIAKTTLSQVTELGTSGNGGNRALGNTFATLLRAGLQGYAEYLAKVIRRGIVQPFVRWNFGESTPIPELTVSVTLTGVLELLEAITAAVAAGLHLEPEDIAALRDELELPEIPLEELKQRLEARKAEAADLAAAKARQVPAPGQKGAPPKGDPESKPTTLADPAEDRALDYRGRPRGARVVALEEQILKPRGLGEQLDREAVRAGADVLDELRAIDRVLVDQVRTLAAAGGDALTARVQSIDVPKSNLTRLQAALARAAERAQQVGFEAVLAELERQGLDTTQPTPRLFTDRLRSALRRLLADDSLWGGLAAMLRALVGLYASREAAQRATAAQAAALQAVTAAAPQAAAAGAAAVDATAVAQRVADTLAERAAAAVEARVSEVVNVAFGQGRQQAAQAFGRAIERQVRSEALDAHTCEHCARHDGDDYAFGDPMAPELPDPNCAGGMRCRGVWMYLLAADAPRRAA from the coding sequence GTGGCCACTCGGAAGAGCCTCGCCCCGATCGCCGCCACCGGCACGACCACGATCAACCGCGAGGTGGTCGGGGACGAGTACGTCAGCGCGCTGCAGGACCTGCCGTCGCGCATGCGGACGTACACGAAGATGCGCCGCGGCGACGGCGCGGTGCACACTGCGCTGATGGCGCTCGAGAAGCCCATCCTCGGCGCCCGGTGGGACGTCGCCGGCAATGACGACGTCGCGCAGGCCTGCCGCGAGGAGCTGTTCAGCGCCGACCGCGGCGCGGCTCACGATCCCAGCCTGTTCGAGCAGGTCCTCACGCACCTGCTCACCTACCTGCAGTACGGCTTCGCGGCCGCGGAGCCCGTGTGGGCGCTCGGCGACGACCAGCGGATCCACTGCAGCGCGCTCACGATCATCCGCCAGGAGAGCGTGCGCACGTTCCGCCTGAAGGCGGGCACGGGAGAGCTCGAGCACCTGGTGCAGTACACGCAGGCGCTCGACGAGAGCGTGCGCGACATCGACGTGCCGGCCGAGCGCCTCATGCTCGCGGTGCACGCACGCGAGGGCGCCGACTACTCGGGCGTCTCGCTCATCCGCCCGTGCTACCGCGCCTGGCTGGAGCGGGACACGATCCGGAAGACGCGGCTCTGGCACCACGACCGCTTCGGCGCCGGGACGCCCGTCGCTGAGTACCCGCAGGGCGCCGGCGACGACGATAAGGATGCCGTCGACGAGGCGCTCGCCGACTTCCGCGCCGGCGCGCGCACCTACCTCGCGGTCCCGCACGGGACGAAGCTGCAGCTGATCGGTGGCCAGAACACCGGGACCGGCCCGACCGAGGAGCTGGCGGCCCTCGCCGCGGAGATCGCGAAGACGACGCTCTCGCAGGTCACCGAGCTCGGGACGTCGGGCAACGGCGGCAACCGCGCCCTCGGCAACACGTTCGCGACGCTGCTGCGCGCCGGCCTGCAGGGCTACGCCGAGTACCTCGCGAAGGTGATCCGCCGCGGCATCGTGCAGCCGTTCGTGCGGTGGAACTTCGGCGAGTCGACGCCGATCCCCGAGCTGACGGTCAGCGTCACGCTGACGGGCGTCCTGGAGCTGCTGGAGGCGATCACCGCAGCCGTCGCCGCGGGCCTGCACCTGGAGCCCGAGGACATCGCCGCGCTGCGCGATGAGCTGGAGCTCCCCGAAATCCCGCTCGAGGAGCTGAAGCAGCGCCTCGAGGCGCGGAAGGCGGAGGCGGCCGACCTGGCGGCCGCGAAGGCGCGCCAGGTGCCCGCGCCCGGGCAGAAGGGCGCGCCGCCGAAGGGCGATCCGGAGTCGAAGCCGACGACGCTCGCCGACCCGGCCGAGGACCGCGCGCTCGACTACCGCGGTCGCCCGCGCGGCGCGCGCGTCGTCGCGCTCGAGGAGCAGATCCTGAAGCCGCGCGGCCTCGGCGAGCAGCTCGATCGCGAGGCGGTGCGCGCCGGCGCCGACGTCCTCGACGAGCTGCGCGCGATCGACCGCGTGCTCGTCGACCAGGTGCGCACGCTGGCCGCCGCCGGCGGCGACGCGCTGACGGCGCGCGTGCAGTCGATCGACGTCCCGAAGTCAAACCTCACGCGCCTGCAGGCGGCGCTCGCGCGCGCGGCCGAGCGCGCGCAGCAGGTGGGGTTCGAGGCGGTGCTCGCGGAGCTCGAGCGGCAGGGCCTCGACACCACGCAGCCCACGCCGCGGCTCTTCACCGATCGCCTGCGGAGCGCGCTGCGTCGCCTCCTGGCGGACGACAGCCTCTGGGGCGGCCTCGCGGCCATGCTGCGCGCCCTCGTCGGCCTGTACGCGTCGCGCGAGGCCGCCCAGCGCGCCACCGCGGCGCAGGCGGCCGCGCTGCAGGCGGTCACCGCGGCCGCGCCCCAGGCGGCTGCCGCCGGCGCCGCTGCGGTGGACGCGACGGCGGTCGCGCAGCGCGTCGCAGACACGCTCGCCGAGCGGGCCGCCGCGGCTGTCGAGGCGCGCGTGAGCGAGGTGGTGAACGTCGCGTTCGGGCAGGGTCGCCAGCAGGCCGCGCAGGCCTTCGGGCGCGCGATCGAGCGCCAGGTGCGGTCGGAGGCGCTCGACGCGCACACGTGCGAGCACTGCGCCCGTCACGACGGCGACGACTACGCGTTCGGCGACCCGATGGCGCCGGAACTCCCCGATCCCAACTGCGCCGGCGGCATGCGCTGCCGGGGCGTGTGGATGTACCTGCTCGCGGCCGACGCGCCGCGGCGCGCCGCCTGA
- a CDS encoding YjhX family toxin: protein MPTRFRTEGLGRVSSKVLAVLAGGGRVESRRQYPSRPELTLLTDAGVRKGVVTAAALQQLVAQKVVEPKVLSPDAIDYRVTHAGRATLQQLRHAAARTRRAW from the coding sequence ATGCCGACCCGCTTCCGCACCGAGGGCCTCGGGCGCGTCTCGTCGAAGGTGCTCGCCGTCCTCGCCGGTGGTGGCCGCGTCGAGTCGCGCCGCCAGTATCCGAGCCGGCCCGAGCTGACGCTGCTGACTGACGCCGGCGTTCGGAAGGGCGTGGTCACCGCGGCCGCGCTCCAGCAGCTCGTCGCGCAGAAGGTCGTGGAGCCCAAGGTGCTCTCGCCCGACGCGATCGACTACCGGGTCACGCACGCGGGCCGCGCGACGCTGCAGCAGCTCCGCCATGCCGCCGCACGTACCCGGAGGGCCTGGTGA
- a CDS encoding phage protease — translation MKTPTRFAFAHAITLAADASSGWQQILRAGTWQHPKHGAMAITAADLAELKKNFDARVRGFVYADYDHGIAMPRGDGNAIAAGEVKALELRADGAELWALYEPTPKAAEKIRGGEYRFTSADFETAYVDKTSGKRVGKVLRGFALTNRPFIEGMAPLQLGDAASGTAPVLFAEYPREAPASEIPMNLKQTLKLAESATDAEVEAAVAQLLSEQQTAQANATTLTEVRNALQLADTADGSAIATAVKTLSEQNTALNQAKRETEVDTLLNERVAGGYLTPAEKPHWRTQLLSDVAAVADGAKTLLQAMPKRVPLQQPAAAPNGGQPIQTDSQKLLDEKIAQVRKDNPGITYGDALILAEQELAQAGTKVPTTNEG, via the coding sequence ATGAAGACGCCCACCCGCTTCGCGTTCGCGCACGCGATCACGCTCGCCGCCGACGCGTCGTCCGGCTGGCAGCAGATCCTGCGCGCCGGCACCTGGCAGCACCCGAAGCACGGCGCGATGGCGATCACCGCGGCCGACCTGGCGGAGCTGAAGAAGAACTTCGACGCGCGCGTGCGCGGCTTCGTCTACGCCGACTACGACCACGGGATCGCGATGCCCCGGGGCGACGGCAACGCGATCGCCGCGGGCGAGGTGAAGGCGCTCGAGCTGCGCGCCGACGGCGCCGAGCTGTGGGCGCTCTACGAGCCCACGCCGAAGGCTGCCGAGAAGATCCGCGGCGGCGAGTACCGCTTCACGTCGGCCGACTTCGAGACGGCCTACGTGGACAAGACCAGCGGGAAGCGCGTGGGCAAGGTGCTCCGCGGCTTCGCGCTGACGAACCGCCCCTTCATCGAGGGGATGGCCCCGCTCCAACTCGGCGACGCGGCCTCGGGGACCGCACCTGTCCTGTTCGCTGAGTACCCCCGCGAGGCCCCGGCCTCGGAGATCCCCATGAACCTCAAGCAGACGCTGAAGCTCGCCGAGTCGGCGACCGACGCAGAGGTCGAGGCCGCGGTGGCGCAGCTGCTCAGCGAGCAGCAGACCGCCCAGGCCAACGCCACCACGCTCACGGAGGTGCGCAACGCCCTCCAGCTGGCCGACACCGCCGACGGCAGCGCGATCGCCACCGCGGTGAAGACGCTCAGCGAGCAGAACACCGCGCTGAACCAGGCGAAGCGCGAGACCGAGGTCGACACGCTGCTGAACGAGCGCGTCGCCGGCGGCTACCTCACGCCCGCCGAGAAGCCGCACTGGCGCACGCAGCTCCTGAGCGACGTCGCCGCGGTCGCTGACGGCGCGAAGACGCTCCTGCAGGCGATGCCGAAGCGCGTCCCGCTGCAGCAGCCCGCGGCGGCGCCGAACGGCGGCCAGCCGATCCAGACCGACAGCCAGAAGCTGCTCGACGAGAAGATCGCCCAGGTCCGCAAGGACAACCCGGGCATCACGTACGGCGACGCGCTGATCCTCGCCGAGCAGGAGCTCGCGCAGGCCGGCACCAAGGTCCCCACCACGAACGAGGGCTGA
- a CDS encoding PadR family transcriptional regulator has protein sequence MTIAAAEDLDLLQGTLDVLILKTLSWGPRHGYAVARWIHQVSEDVLRVEEGALYPALHRLERRGWIESEWGLSENNRRAKYYQLTREGRAQLGAKSTSWARYAAAVSRVLAVADGGPS, from the coding sequence ATGACGATCGCCGCCGCCGAAGACCTCGACCTGCTGCAGGGGACGCTGGACGTCCTCATCCTCAAGACCCTCTCCTGGGGCCCGCGCCACGGCTACGCCGTCGCCCGGTGGATCCACCAGGTCTCCGAGGACGTCCTCCGGGTCGAGGAGGGGGCGCTCTACCCCGCCCTCCACCGGCTGGAGCGGCGCGGCTGGATCGAGAGCGAGTGGGGGCTCTCCGAGAACAACCGGCGCGCCAAGTACTACCAGCTCACCCGCGAGGGGCGCGCGCAGCTGGGCGCCAAGAGCACGAGCTGGGCGCGCTACGCCGCCGCCGTGAGCCGCGTGCTGGCCGTCGCCGACGGAGGCCCCTCATGA
- a CDS encoding ABC transporter permease — protein sequence MSARGLRRFPGVRRLFRLPGADRDVGAAVDEELAFHVDMAAAELVAAGRAPDEARAEALRRFGDLEAVRARCHDISSHRDTAMRRHELLSTVWHDVVYAARGIRRARGFSVVVLLTLALGIGATTAMFSVVRGVLLRPLPFPDAERVVRLWPGNPKVAIEGRVVSAKELEDWERELRGFEAVGAFGVIPMGHVYGEGGAEPAYARTSYVSRGFFPALGTPARLGRTLRAEEHVDGANRVIVVSDAFWRAQLGADPQVVGRVVQLDGKPYTVVGVMGPDFAFPDPGIAVWVPSSVMDPDDAGWRGRERRWLSPVGRLRPGVTPAQGREEVEALLRRLATTYPQTNAGWTSAVVEDVRDSIVGKVRRGLLVLLGAVGLVLLVVCANVANLLLVRATGRGREMAVRAAIGAGRARVVRLLLTESLLLALAGGALGVALAWWGVRALVALSGHFLPRAADVRLDLGVLGFAVGVTLLTGLVSGLWPALRASSTRLASVLRDGARGSSGGAASHRARAVLVGAEVALAVVLVASAGLMLRSFQRLTSVDPGFRPEGALLARFHLEADGPPPWPFPAERRRVIERVRQIPGVTAAGATTFAPFTDGQGQARPFTVPGQPAPAPGEEPLVQLLPVSTGYLKALGIPLLAGEDIDAVAGDSTAGRSAIISKRMADRFWPGRNPVGESFLLGPRAVRVIGVAGDVRSTRLDSIAGYTAYVPDRQLPLVHVSLVVRTDGDPALLAGAVRAAIREVLPRRPILQIVPMQDRVAAGAATPRFFTTLVSVFGALALTLAAVGLYGIVAYVVRQREREIGVRVALGAPPARVVGLMLRRGMAPVLAGLAVGIPLALLATRLLRALLYEVSASDPVTFVGVVALLAAVALVASWLPSRRAARVDPTVTLRAD from the coding sequence ATGAGCGCCCGGGGCCTGCGCCGCTTCCCGGGCGTGCGGCGCCTCTTCCGCCTCCCGGGCGCCGACCGCGACGTCGGCGCGGCGGTCGACGAGGAGCTGGCCTTCCACGTCGACATGGCCGCCGCGGAGCTCGTCGCGGCCGGCCGCGCGCCCGACGAGGCGCGCGCCGAGGCGCTGCGCCGCTTCGGCGACCTCGAGGCGGTGCGCGCGCGCTGCCACGACATCTCCTCCCACCGCGACACCGCGATGCGCCGCCACGAGCTGCTCTCCACGGTCTGGCACGACGTCGTGTACGCCGCCCGCGGCATCCGGCGCGCGCGCGGGTTCTCCGTGGTCGTCCTCCTCACCCTCGCCCTGGGGATCGGCGCGACGACGGCGATGTTCTCCGTCGTCCGCGGGGTGCTCCTGCGCCCGCTCCCCTTCCCCGACGCCGAACGCGTCGTGCGGCTCTGGCCCGGCAACCCGAAGGTCGCGATCGAGGGTCGCGTCGTCAGTGCCAAGGAGCTCGAGGACTGGGAGCGCGAGCTGCGCGGCTTCGAGGCGGTCGGCGCGTTCGGCGTGATCCCCATGGGGCACGTGTACGGCGAGGGGGGCGCGGAGCCGGCGTACGCGAGGACGTCGTACGTCTCGCGCGGCTTCTTCCCCGCGCTCGGCACGCCCGCGCGCCTCGGGCGGACGCTGCGCGCCGAGGAGCACGTCGACGGCGCGAACCGCGTCATCGTGGTGAGCGACGCGTTCTGGCGCGCGCAACTCGGCGCGGACCCGCAGGTCGTCGGGCGCGTGGTCCAGCTGGACGGAAAGCCGTACACCGTCGTCGGCGTGATGGGGCCGGACTTCGCCTTCCCGGATCCGGGCATCGCGGTGTGGGTCCCGAGCAGCGTCATGGACCCGGACGACGCCGGGTGGCGCGGGCGCGAGCGGCGCTGGCTGAGCCCGGTGGGGCGGCTGCGCCCGGGGGTCACACCGGCGCAGGGACGCGAGGAGGTCGAGGCGCTGCTGCGGCGGCTCGCGACCACGTACCCGCAGACCAACGCCGGGTGGACGTCGGCGGTCGTCGAGGACGTGCGCGACTCGATCGTCGGTAAGGTGCGCCGCGGGCTGCTCGTGCTGCTCGGCGCGGTGGGGCTCGTGCTCCTGGTCGTCTGCGCGAACGTGGCGAACCTGCTCCTCGTGCGCGCCACCGGCCGCGGGCGCGAGATGGCGGTCCGCGCCGCGATCGGGGCGGGGCGCGCGCGCGTCGTGCGGCTCCTGCTCACCGAGAGCCTGCTGCTCGCGCTCGCGGGCGGCGCGCTCGGCGTGGCGCTCGCGTGGTGGGGCGTGCGCGCGCTCGTCGCGCTGAGCGGCCACTTCCTCCCCCGCGCCGCCGACGTGCGGCTCGACCTCGGGGTGCTCGGGTTCGCGGTCGGCGTCACGCTCCTCACCGGACTCGTCTCCGGGCTCTGGCCGGCGCTGCGCGCGTCGTCCACGCGGCTGGCGAGCGTGCTGCGCGATGGCGCCCGCGGGAGCTCCGGCGGGGCCGCGTCGCACCGGGCCCGCGCGGTGCTCGTCGGGGCCGAGGTCGCGCTCGCGGTCGTGCTGGTGGCGAGCGCGGGGCTCATGCTCCGCAGCTTCCAACGGCTCACGAGCGTGGACCCCGGCTTCCGCCCGGAGGGGGCGCTGCTCGCGCGCTTCCACCTGGAGGCGGACGGCCCGCCGCCGTGGCCCTTCCCGGCGGAGCGCCGGCGCGTGATCGAGCGGGTGCGCCAGATCCCGGGGGTGACCGCGGCGGGGGCGACGACGTTCGCGCCGTTCACCGACGGGCAGGGGCAGGCGCGCCCCTTCACCGTGCCGGGGCAGCCCGCCCCGGCCCCCGGGGAGGAGCCGCTCGTCCAGCTGCTGCCGGTGAGCACGGGCTACCTAAAGGCGTTGGGCATCCCGCTCCTCGCCGGGGAGGACATCGACGCCGTGGCGGGCGACTCGACGGCGGGGCGGTCGGCGATCATCAGCAAGCGGATGGCGGACCGGTTCTGGCCCGGGCGCAACCCGGTCGGCGAGTCGTTCCTTCTCGGCCCCCGCGCCGTGCGCGTGATCGGCGTCGCGGGCGACGTGCGCAGCACGCGGCTCGACTCGATCGCCGGCTACACGGCGTACGTGCCGGACCGGCAGCTGCCGCTAGTGCACGTCTCGCTCGTCGTACGCACCGACGGCGACCCGGCGTTGCTCGCGGGGGCGGTGCGCGCCGCGATCCGCGAGGTGCTGCCGAGGCGGCCGATCCTCCAGATCGTCCCGATGCAGGACAGGGTCGCCGCCGGCGCCGCAACGCCGCGCTTCTTCACCACGCTGGTGAGCGTGTTCGGCGCGCTCGCCCTGACGCTGGCCGCGGTGGGACTCTACGGGATCGTCGCCTACGTAGTGCGGCAGCGCGAGCGCGAGATCGGCGTGCGCGTGGCGCTCGGCGCCCCGCCGGCCCGCGTGGTGGGGCTCATGCTGCGGCGCGGGATGGCGCCGGTGCTCGCCGGACTCGCGGTCGGGATCCCGCTGGCGCTGCTCGCCACGCGCCTGCTGCGCGCCCTGCTCTACGAGGTGAGTGCGAGCGACCCCGTCACGTTCGTCGGGGTCGTGGCGCTGCTCGCGGCGGTGGCGCTCGTCGCGAGCTGGCTCCCGTCGCGGCGCGCGGCGCGCGTCGACCCCACGGTCACGCTGCGCGCGGACTGA
- a CDS encoding ABC transporter permease, protein MPWHRRLLRRFRTADFERERAFHLAERADELRASGLSAHGAAVEARRRFGNPLPPGGVAVFLGSAAADLRYALRALRQAPLVALIAVGSIALGIGATTAVYTLVDALALRALPVPHPEELYLLGPATPGAGGLREELPGDGPLDGVFTNPLWEALRDAPNGFDAVAAFSALRVNVARAGEPRYVDAALAGGDYFRVFGVTPAAGRLFTRQDDVRGCPAIAVLSHAFWDREYARDPAVVGHTLSVNGRPFQIVGVSHEGFSGPEVGRAPPITLPLCAEAALPGERSLLDSRHSWWLTVIGRRPGGADPRQVAARLRAAATAAYAATTPPDWTPSQQRDYATRELAMAPAPQGISPLRAQYSRALLTLLGFVAVVMLAACMNVANLLLARATGRRRELAVRLAIGAGRPRLVRQLLVESALLAALGAAGGLLLARLGAAALLAVIATAGSPIELDLSLHPRVLAFTTAVAALNVALFGVLPALRATRVAPQAAMQVGGRAVARGHGRFSGGQALVAAQVALSLVLLVGAGALVQSFAALVRVDTGFRADGVLLVTTDLSRSGLRGAGLVAARGALLEAMRAIPGVTHASQSELTPVGGASWSEAVEVEGYTPRTRDDAQVWFNRVDRGYFATMGMRLRSGREFDARDAATAPGAAIVNEAFARKYFRTPNVVGRRIRRNEGGTRSAPLTIVGVAPNAVYLSLREPPRPTVYVAMSQGAPAATMRAELRTAADPASVGPAVRAAVARVAPGAAVAMRTLSDQVRSSIRRERVLAAFASAFGAVVVALSMLGLYGVTAYAVARRTTEIGVRQALGAGRGRVVGMVLADVARVLVAGALVGIPVALGAGRLLEAQLFRTRPSDPLVLAAAAALLGLAALLAGLVPAMRAARVPPLVALRDE, encoded by the coding sequence ATGCCCTGGCACCGCCGGCTGCTCCGCCGCTTCCGCACCGCCGACTTCGAACGCGAGCGCGCGTTCCACCTCGCCGAGCGCGCCGACGAGCTGCGCGCCTCGGGGCTCTCGGCACATGGGGCGGCCGTCGAGGCGCGCCGGCGCTTCGGCAACCCGCTCCCGCCCGGCGGCGTCGCGGTCTTCCTCGGCTCGGCGGCCGCCGACCTGCGCTACGCCCTGCGCGCGCTGCGGCAGGCGCCGCTGGTCGCCCTGATCGCGGTCGGCTCCATCGCGCTCGGCATCGGCGCCACGACGGCGGTGTACACGCTCGTCGATGCGCTGGCCCTGCGCGCGCTGCCGGTCCCGCACCCCGAGGAGCTGTACCTCCTGGGCCCCGCCACCCCGGGCGCGGGCGGGCTGCGCGAGGAGCTCCCCGGCGACGGGCCGCTGGACGGGGTGTTCACGAACCCGCTGTGGGAGGCGCTCCGCGACGCGCCCAACGGCTTCGACGCGGTCGCCGCGTTCAGCGCCCTGCGCGTCAACGTCGCGCGGGCCGGCGAGCCGCGGTACGTCGACGCGGCGCTCGCCGGCGGCGACTACTTCCGCGTGTTCGGAGTGACGCCAGCCGCGGGGCGACTGTTCACGCGGCAGGACGACGTCCGCGGCTGCCCGGCCATCGCGGTGCTGAGCCACGCGTTCTGGGACCGCGAGTACGCGCGCGACCCCGCGGTCGTGGGTCACACGCTGTCCGTCAATGGGCGGCCGTTCCAGATCGTCGGCGTGTCGCACGAGGGCTTCTCGGGCCCGGAGGTGGGGCGCGCCCCGCCGATCACCCTGCCGCTCTGCGCCGAGGCCGCGCTGCCGGGGGAGCGGTCGCTGCTCGACTCGCGCCACAGCTGGTGGCTCACCGTCATCGGCCGTCGGCCGGGCGGCGCCGACCCGCGGCAGGTCGCCGCCAGGCTCCGGGCCGCGGCGACCGCGGCCTACGCCGCCACCACCCCGCCGGACTGGACGCCATCCCAGCAGCGCGATTACGCGACGCGGGAGCTCGCGATGGCCCCCGCGCCGCAGGGGATCTCGCCGCTCCGCGCGCAGTACAGCCGCGCGCTGCTGACGCTCCTCGGCTTCGTGGCGGTGGTGATGCTCGCCGCGTGCATGAACGTCGCCAACCTGCTGCTCGCGCGCGCCACCGGGCGGCGGCGCGAGCTCGCCGTGCGCCTGGCGATCGGCGCCGGGCGCCCGCGCCTGGTGCGCCAGCTGCTGGTGGAGAGCGCGCTGCTAGCGGCGCTCGGGGCGGCCGGCGGGCTCCTGCTCGCGCGGTTGGGCGCCGCGGCGCTGCTCGCGGTGATCGCGACGGCGGGCAGCCCGATCGAGCTAGACCTCTCGCTGCACCCGCGCGTCCTCGCCTTCACCACGGCGGTCGCCGCGCTGAACGTGGCGCTGTTCGGCGTGCTTCCCGCCCTCCGCGCCACGCGCGTCGCGCCGCAGGCGGCCATGCAGGTGGGCGGCCGCGCGGTCGCCCGGGGGCACGGGCGCTTCTCCGGCGGCCAGGCGCTCGTCGCGGCGCAGGTCGCGCTGTCGCTGGTGCTGCTGGTCGGCGCCGGCGCGCTCGTGCAGTCGTTCGCGGCGCTCGTGCGGGTCGACACCGGCTTCCGCGCCGACGGCGTGCTGCTCGTGACCACAGACCTGTCGCGCAGCGGCCTGCGCGGGGCCGGGCTCGTGGCTGCGCGCGGCGCGTTGCTCGAGGCGATGCGCGCGATCCCCGGCGTGACGCACGCCAGCCAGTCCGAGCTCACGCCCGTCGGCGGCGCGTCGTGGAGCGAGGCGGTCGAGGTGGAGGGCTACACCCCCCGGACCAGGGACGACGCGCAGGTCTGGTTCAACCGCGTCGACCGCGGCTACTTCGCCACGATGGGGATGCGGCTCCGGTCCGGGCGCGAGTTTGACGCGCGCGACGCGGCGACGGCCCCCGGCGCGGCGATCGTCAACGAGGCGTTCGCGCGCAAGTACTTCCGCACGCCGAACGTCGTCGGCCGGCGCATCCGTCGGAACGAGGGTGGGACCCGGTCGGCGCCCCTCACTATCGTCGGCGTGGCGCCGAACGCCGTGTACCTCTCGCTCCGCGAGCCCCCCCGCCCCACGGTGTACGTCGCCATGTCGCAGGGCGCGCCCGCCGCCACCATGCGGGCGGAGCTGCGGACGGCCGCCGACCCGGCGTCGGTGGGTCCCGCCGTGCGCGCTGCGGTCGCGCGGGTGGCGCCGGGCGCAGCGGTCGCGATGCGCACCCTCTCCGATCAGGTCCGGTCGTCGATCCGCCGGGAGCGGGTGCTCGCGGCGTTCGCGTCGGCGTTCGGCGCGGTCGTGGTCGCCCTCTCGATGCTCGGCCTGTACGGCGTCACGGCCTACGCGGTGGCGCGACGCACCACGGAGATCGGCGTGCGCCAGGCGCTCGGCGCCGGCCGCGGGCGCGTCGTGGGAATGGTGCTGGCCGACGTGGCACGCGTGCTCGTGGCCGGCGCGCTGGTCGGCATCCCGGTCGCGCTCGGGGCCGGCCGGCTCCTCGAAGCCCAGCTCTTCCGCACTCGTCCGTCGGACCCGCTGGTGCTCGCCGCCGCCGCCGCGCTGCTCGGGCTCGCGGCGCTCCTGGCGGGGCTGGTGCCCGCGATGCGGGCCGCGCGAGTGCCCCCGCTCGTGGCGTTGCGCGACGAGTGA
- a CDS encoding PadR family transcriptional regulator: MPKPKNDVLQGTLTLLVLRALEAAGPLHGYAITSHIQRVSADLLRVEEGSLYPALHRMEDEGWLRSAWGTTEKNRQARFYSLTAEGRRQLGVERESWARLTKGVGRALRYT; encoded by the coding sequence GTGCCGAAACCCAAGAACGACGTCCTCCAGGGCACGCTCACCCTCCTCGTCCTGCGGGCCCTCGAGGCCGCGGGGCCACTGCACGGCTACGCCATCACCTCGCACATCCAGCGGGTGTCGGCGGACCTCCTGCGCGTCGAGGAGGGTTCGCTCTACCCCGCCCTCCACCGCATGGAGGACGAGGGGTGGCTCCGGTCAGCGTGGGGCACCACCGAGAAGAACCGCCAAGCGCGCTTCTACTCGCTGACGGCGGAGGGCCGGAGGCAGCTGGGGGTCGAGCGCGAGAGCTGGGCGCGGCTCACCAAGGGCGTCGGCCGCGCGCTCCGCTACACCTGA
- a CDS encoding sigma-70 family RNA polymerase sigma factor — protein sequence MALDAPSSIDPADHLGLLYREAGRLAARIRRPRAELLGDGYLGLVAAAAAFDASRGLRFSTFAAPRIRGAMLDGRRQLAAIVPGSRRPDYVAPSPIDDENAHRFPCRAADALALVVDVDQAARLWAAVDQLPSELAHIVRRYFRDDWTLKEIGLELGVSEARASQLRARALARLRLTPWRFVA from the coding sequence ATGGCGCTCGACGCTCCCTCCTCGATCGACCCCGCCGACCATCTTGGCCTGCTGTACCGCGAGGCAGGGCGGCTGGCGGCGCGCATCCGGCGCCCGCGCGCGGAGCTGCTCGGCGACGGGTACCTCGGCCTCGTCGCCGCGGCCGCAGCGTTCGACGCCTCGCGTGGCCTGCGCTTCTCGACGTTCGCGGCCCCGCGGATCCGCGGGGCGATGCTCGATGGCCGCCGACAGCTCGCGGCCATCGTCCCCGGCTCGCGCCGCCCCGACTACGTGGCGCCGTCGCCGATCGACGACGAGAACGCGCACCGCTTCCCGTGTCGCGCGGCGGACGCCCTCGCGCTGGTGGTCGACGTGGACCAGGCGGCGCGCCTCTGGGCCGCAGTCGATCAGCTGCCCTCGGAGCTCGCGCACATCGTCCGCCGGTACTTCCGCGACGACTGGACGCTGAAGGAGATCGGCCTCGAACTGGGGGTGAGCGAGGCGCGCGCATCGCAGCTGCGCGCCCGCGCGCTCGCCCGGCTCCGTCTCACGCCTTGGAGGTTCGTCGCGTGA